The nucleotide sequence CAGGAAGTCTGCTACCACTTTGAGCTGGACGGCGTGGTTTACAACATGACCGTTACACTTAACGGCGAGTGGCCCACCGTGCCTTCCATCACGCCGCTTTTTGCCAATGCTGATTGGCACGAACGCGAAATGATGGAGCTTTACGGCATCCAGGTGACCGGTCACCCCAATCCCACCCGCCTGTTTCTTGATGAAGAGCTTGACGCAGGCATTCTCAACGAGGCCGTGCCCCTGTCCATCATGATGAACGGGGCCTGCACCACCGACCTGTGGGAACGCATTCTCAATGACAAGGAGCGCCACTCATGAGCAACACCTTCACCATGCCTCTGGGCCCCGTACATGTGGCCCTTGAGGAACCGGTATATTTTCACCTCACGGTGGAGGGTGAAACCGTTCGCCACGTCGAGCTCACCTCGGGCCACGTGCATCGCGGCATGGAAGCCATGGCGACCCAGCGCAACCTTATCAAGAACGTCACCCTGACCGAACGCGTGTGCTCGCTGTGTTCAAACAGCCACTCCTTCACCTACAGCATGGCTGTGGAAAACGTGCTGGGCATCACCATCCCCGAGCGCGCCTGCTACCTGCGCGTACTGGCCGAAGAAATCAAGCGCGTAGCCTCGCACCTTTTCAACACGGCCATTCAGGCGCATATCATCGGCTTCAAGTCGCTGTTCATGCACGTGATGGAAGTGCGCGAAATGATGCAGGACCTCAAGGAAACCGTCTACGGCAACCGTATGAACCTGGCGGCCAACTGCATCGGCGGCGTAAAGTACAACGTGACGCCCGATCTTTTGGACTACATGCTCAAAACCATCGCCAAGGTCGAACCGCAGGTGGACGAAATCCGCGAGATTTACGCCACCAACAGCATGGTGATTGGCCGTACCAAGGGCCTTGGGCTGCTGCCCAAGCAGGATGCCGTGCAGCTTGGCATTGTCGGCCCTGTGGCTCGCGGCTCTGGCGTTGCCATCGACGTGCGCAAGGATTCGCCCTACGCCGCCTACGGCAAGCTGGACTTCAAGTCCATCACAGAGTCCGGCTGCTGCGCCAATGCGCGCACCATGGTGCGGCTGCACGAGATCTTTGAATCGTTCAGCCTCATCCGCCAGTGCATCGAAAGAATGCCCGACGGCGATGTAACGGCGCCCATGCGCCAGATTCGTACCGCTGAGGCCTGCGCACGGTCCGAAGCTCCGCGAGGCGAAGTGTTTTACTACATCCGCACCAACGGCACGGATATGCCCTCGCGTCTCAAGTGGCGCGTACCTTCCTATATGAACTGGAAGGCTCTGGGAGTCATGATGCGTGACTGCAAGGTGGCCGATGTGGCCCTGATAACCAACAGCATCGACCCCTGCGTTTCCTGCACCGAACGCTAGACACGGAGGCTCCGGGAGTTTGACGCATGCATGAGGCAACGCTGGTTCAGGGGCTGCTGAACATGGCCATCAAGGCCGTGGACGAGCACAATACGGCCCATCCGGAATCCCCGGTCTGCCGTATTGAAGAATTCCAGTGCGAACTGGGCCTGCTTGCCTGTGTCGAAGCACAAACTCTTACCGCCTGCTTTGAACTGCTGGCGGAAGGAACCTTGGCGGAGGGCGCTAAGCTGACGCTTACCAACGCGCCCCTGGCCTGCAGCTGTCATCAGTGCGGGCATGAATTCAGCCTGACGCAACGGCATTTCGTCTGCCCCAGTTGCGGCGGCGAGAACATCCACTTCAACGGGGGCCATGGGATGACACTTATGGCCCTGCACGTTGCATCCGAGGAAACGGACCATGACTGAACATATCCAGGTCGTACCCGACAAATGCCGCGCCTGCCGCCGCTGTGAAGTGGCCTGCATTGCCGCCCACCACGGCATGAGCTTTAAAGAGGCCATGAAACACCGCGACGAACTGGTTTCGCGCGTACAGGTGGTCAAGGCCGAGGGCTTCAAGACCACCGTGCGTTGCCACCAGTGCGATCACGCGCCCTGCGCCAATGTGTGCCCCACCGGCGCACTGCAGCAGGACGCCGATGGCCGCATTATCATGCGCGTGCAATACTGCGTAGCCTGTAAGATGTGCATCGCCGCATGCCCTTACGGCACCATAACCCTTGACACCATCGGCATGCCCTCCGTGGACGGCGACGAAGGCGAAACTCTCGCCCAGCGCGCCCGCCGCGAGGTTGCCGTGCGTTGCGACATGTGCCGCGCATGGCGGATGGAAAACGGCAAGCGCATCACCGCCTGCATGGAAGCCTGCCCGGCCCACGCCCTTTCGCTGGTGCTGG is from Desulfovibrio desulfuricans and encodes:
- a CDS encoding NADH-quinone oxidoreductase subunit C codes for the protein MQETINGNAKVIEGLTALCTEDDAVHHSADSFGNAFHWFRLGTPRMLQEAAAIMRDANARLCMTTAYNRRQLSEPMQEVCYHFELDGVVYNMTVTLNGEWPTVPSITPLFANADWHEREMMELYGIQVTGHPNPTRLFLDEELDAGILNEAVPLSIMMNGACTTDLWERILNDKERHS
- a CDS encoding nickel-dependent hydrogenase large subunit, whose translation is MSNTFTMPLGPVHVALEEPVYFHLTVEGETVRHVELTSGHVHRGMEAMATQRNLIKNVTLTERVCSLCSNSHSFTYSMAVENVLGITIPERACYLRVLAEEIKRVASHLFNTAIQAHIIGFKSLFMHVMEVREMMQDLKETVYGNRMNLAANCIGGVKYNVTPDLLDYMLKTIAKVEPQVDEIREIYATNSMVIGRTKGLGLLPKQDAVQLGIVGPVARGSGVAIDVRKDSPYAAYGKLDFKSITESGCCANARTMVRLHEIFESFSLIRQCIERMPDGDVTAPMRQIRTAEACARSEAPRGEVFYYIRTNGTDMPSRLKWRVPSYMNWKALGVMMRDCKVADVALITNSIDPCVSCTER
- a CDS encoding hydrogenase maturation nickel metallochaperone HypA: MHEATLVQGLLNMAIKAVDEHNTAHPESPVCRIEEFQCELGLLACVEAQTLTACFELLAEGTLAEGAKLTLTNAPLACSCHQCGHEFSLTQRHFVCPSCGGENIHFNGGHGMTLMALHVASEETDHD
- a CDS encoding 4Fe-4S dicluster domain-containing protein, which translates into the protein MTEHIQVVPDKCRACRRCEVACIAAHHGMSFKEAMKHRDELVSRVQVVKAEGFKTTVRCHQCDHAPCANVCPTGALQQDADGRIIMRVQYCVACKMCIAACPYGTITLDTIGMPSVDGDEGETLAQRARREVAVRCDMCRAWRMENGKRITACMEACPAHALSLVLADGSVVQAPTLEKKPVAEESAEKPAAPVAEPGPRASVTAAARAPEGATPAEAPASEEPAAPVAEAPKAEAPAVEAPAAPVVEAPAVEAPAAPVAEAPKAEPVVEPVVEEAPAAPAAEAKTPATAEPVAAEAPAAPAPAQAPVAAAPKAAKGGKKSPKKGGKK